One Halobacterium sp. DL1 DNA window includes the following coding sequences:
- a CDS encoding hydrolase: MSYEAVFVDLDDTLYPYPECNEAGKRAAWETARELGYEWSRDDFEEVYQAGRREVKRELAGTASAHERFLYFKRAVQMHAGTHSARDALALGEAYWETYVEEMELFDGVVETLESLQASGVDVAIVSNLTTRIQLKKIERLGIEEHVDLVVTSEETGREKPSSVMFTLPIAQLDVRSSEVVMVGDSPTADIAGANALGLTTVLFNSDATDLDEHQRPDHRIEEFGELTGLVH, encoded by the coding sequence ATGAGCTACGAGGCGGTGTTCGTCGACCTCGACGACACCCTCTACCCGTACCCCGAGTGCAACGAGGCCGGCAAGCGGGCTGCCTGGGAGACGGCCCGCGAACTCGGCTACGAGTGGAGCCGCGATGACTTCGAGGAGGTCTATCAGGCGGGCCGCCGGGAGGTCAAGCGCGAACTCGCTGGCACCGCCTCCGCCCACGAGCGGTTTCTCTACTTCAAGCGCGCCGTCCAGATGCACGCCGGCACCCACAGCGCCCGGGACGCGCTCGCGCTCGGTGAGGCGTACTGGGAGACGTACGTCGAGGAGATGGAGCTGTTCGACGGCGTCGTCGAGACCCTCGAATCGCTCCAGGCGTCCGGCGTGGACGTCGCCATCGTGAGCAACCTCACGACGCGCATCCAGTTGAAGAAGATAGAGCGACTCGGCATCGAGGAGCACGTCGACCTGGTCGTCACCTCCGAGGAGACGGGCCGCGAGAAGCCCAGCAGCGTGATGTTCACCCTCCCGATAGCGCAACTCGACGTCCGGTCGAGCGAGGTAGTGATGGTGGGCGACTCCCCGACGGCGGACATCGCTGGCGCCAACGCGCTCGGGCTGACCACGGTGCTGTTCAACAGCGACGCGACGGACCTCGACGAGCACCAGCGCCCGGACCACAGGATTGAGGAGTTCGGGGAGCTAACGGGTCTGGTACACTGA
- a CDS encoding fructose-bisphosphate aldolase codes for MLARERVAVVDHAPLLSDLTPGRTGNLSVRRGDEFAATPTGVPYDGFDASDVPVVSLDGEVVAGEMKPTSEVPMHTGIYQRLDAGAIVHTHSTWATTLAVLGEELPPIHYMITAVGRSVPVAGYAPYGTDELAKLVVSEMEDADSKACILANHGLVVVGEDLPSAVENTVHVENLCRLYLQAREHGEPNRLSDDELATVEEKFESYGQ; via the coding sequence ATGCTCGCCCGCGAACGCGTCGCCGTCGTCGACCACGCACCGCTGCTGAGCGACCTCACGCCCGGCCGGACGGGGAACCTGAGCGTCCGCCGCGGCGACGAGTTCGCGGCCACCCCGACCGGCGTCCCCTACGACGGCTTCGACGCCAGCGACGTCCCAGTCGTCTCCCTCGACGGCGAGGTGGTCGCCGGCGAGATGAAGCCGACGAGCGAGGTACCGATGCACACCGGCATCTACCAGCGCCTCGACGCGGGCGCCATCGTCCACACGCACTCGACGTGGGCGACGACGCTCGCGGTGCTCGGCGAGGAACTCCCGCCCATCCACTACATGATCACCGCCGTCGGCCGCTCGGTGCCAGTCGCGGGCTACGCGCCCTACGGCACGGACGAACTCGCGAAACTCGTCGTGAGCGAGATGGAAGACGCCGACTCGAAGGCCTGCATCCTCGCGAACCACGGCCTCGTCGTCGTCGGTGAGGACCTCCCGTCGGCCGTCGAGAACACTGTCCACGTCGAGAACCTCTGCCGGCTCTACTTGCAGGCCCGCGAGCACGGCGAGCCGAACCGGCTCTCAGACGACGAACTGGCGACCGTCGAGGAGAAGTTCGAGTCCTACGGGCAGTAG